A window of the Tenebrio molitor chromosome 1, icTenMoli1.1, whole genome shotgun sequence genome harbors these coding sequences:
- the LOC138140635 gene encoding uncharacterized protein: protein MPKQKISLREKILQWTSKKDLYEIKSTREMFCKACGKLFICEKKCHLQQHEQTAIHKENIMTPLRQTLLTQNLEESANSTFNMELCNVFLAANIPWHKLQNPAFQNFLTKYCGRKIPDESTLRKNYLPKCYKDTIDRIRNELDPFNIWVSVDETTDALGRYVANCLVGKLSEDEPGKSYLLASKQLERTNHETIARFVNQSLEILWSTRVVAEKFLLFVTDGAPYMIKSGRHLKVFYPKIVHVTCLAHALNLVAEKIRYQYEDVDNLISNVKKIFVKAPLRVEMYKEKLKEMPLPPQPILTRWGTWLQAAMFYSEHFDSIKEVVMSFDGSSAVAIQKAQSIMKKPGIKNQLIYVRSNFKIICESITQLEKNGLPLTDSIKIVENVFTSLKKSPGPVAAVALKKLEDVTEKNPGYKFLLELARIFRGEDVPEHDTKMEEIYYKFAPITSCEVERSFSKYKSILVDNRQCFKVENLEQYLVCNVNT from the exons atgccgaaacaaaaaattagtttacgcgaaaaaatattacagtggacaagcaagaaagatttatatgaaataaaatcaacccgagaaatgttttgtaaagcttgtggtaaactg tttatatgcgaaaaaaaatgtcacttgcaacagcatgagcaaacggccatccataaagagaacattatgacaccgcttcggcaaacgttgctgacacagaacttggaggaatcggcaaatagtacattcaatatggaactttgtaacgtctttttagctgccaatataccatggcacaaactacaaaatcctgcgtttcagaattttctgacaaaatattgtggtagaaaaattccggatgagtctactttacggaaaaattatttaccaaaatgctacaaagat actattgaccgcattcggaatgagctggatccttttaacatatgggtttcagttgacgaaacaacagatgcacttgggcgatatgtggcgaattgtctggttgggaaactttcagaagatgaacctggaaaatcttatcttttggcgtctaaacaattagaaagaacaaatcatgagacaatagctagattcgtaaatcaatctttag aaatcttgtggagtaccagagttgttgctgaaaagtttcttttgtttgtaacggatggagcaccatatatgataaaatctggtagacaccttaaggtgttttatccaaaaattgtgcatgtcacatgcttagcgcatgctttaaatctagtggctgaaaaaattcgctatcaatatgaagatgtggataatttaatttcgaacgtgaaaaaaattttcgttaaggcacctttgagagttgaaatgtacaaagaaaaactaaaagaaatgccactgcctccacagccaattttaacacgatggggaacatggcttcaggctgctatgttttacagcgaacactttgattccattaaagaa gttgtcatgtcctttgatggaagttctgctgttgctattcaaaaagcacagtctataatgaagaaacccggaataaaaaaccaattaatttatgttcgcagtaattttaaaataatctgcgaaagtattactcaattggaaaaaaatgggttacctttaaccgattcaatcaaaattgttgaaaacgtatttacctccctaaaaaaatctccaggccctgtagcagcagtagcattaaaaaaacttgaagatgttactgaaaaaaatcctggatacaaatttcttctagaattggcaagaatttttagaggtgaagatgtgccggaacatgacaccaaaatggaagaaatttattacaaatttgcgcccattacctcttgcgaggtagaaagaagtttttcaaaatataagtccattttggtggataaccgacaatgttttaaagtagaaaatttagagcaatatcttgtatgcaatgtaaatacgtaa